GCCGTCCACCCGGATGCGCCCCGACCTGGGGCGGTTGAAGGCCATCACCAGCGACACCAGCGTGCTCTTCCCGGAGCCGCTGGACCCCACCAGCGCCGTGGTCGTCCCCGCCGGCGCGCTGAAGTCGATCCCCTTCAGCACCGGGACGCCATCGTTGTACTCGAACCAGACGTCCTCGAAGGCCATGTCTCCGCGGACCGACCGCACCGGGAGCGCCCCCTCGCTCTCGTCGTCCTCCGTGGGCGTCTGCATCAGCTCGCGGATCCGGTCCAGCCCCGCGAACGCCTCGCTGATCTGCGTCCCGATGGAGGCCGTCTGGATCACGGGCGCCGCCAGCAGCCCGGAGAAGAAGACGTAGGCGAACAGGTCGCCGAGCGTCATGGTGCCATTCAGCACCGCGCGCCCGCCCACCAGGATCATCACGGTCCCCACCACCCCGATCACCAGCGTCGCGAAGGCGGACACCGCCGACACCCCCGTGATGGAGCCGGCGATGTTGCGGAAGAGGCGGTGCACCCCGCGGGTGAAGACGCGCTGCTCGCGCTTCTCCGTGCCGTACGCCTTGACCACCCGGATCCCGCCCAGCGTCTCCGTGAGCCGGCCGGTGACCTCCGCCTGGATGACGCTGCGCTCGCGGAAGATGGGGCGCAGCCGGTTGAAGGCGTACGCCATGACCCCGCCGAACACCGCCAGCAGCACGATGTTGATGACCGTGAGGAGCCAGTTGTAGTAAAGCAGGAAGCCCAGGGCGAGGACCGCCGTGAAGATCCCGCCCACCAGCTGCAGGATCCCCGTCCCCACCAGGTTGCGGATCCCCTCCGCGTCGTTCATGACGCGGTTGATGAGGATCCCCGACTGCGTGGAGTCGAAGAAGCGCACCGGCATGCGGGTGACCCGCTCCTGCACCGCCCGCCGCATGTCGGCGATGGCGTGCTGCGCCTCCACGCTGATCACCTGCGACAGCGCGAACCCGGTGACCGCCTGCAGCAGGGTGGCGACGCCCACCGCGGCGGCCAGCGGGATCAGCAGCTCGTTCCGCCCCTTGCCGATCACCTCGTCGATCAGCCACTTGGAGCTGGCCGGCAGCACCAGCGCCGCGAGCCGGCTGATCAGCATCAGCCCGAACCCGATCGCCAGCGAGCGGCGGTGCTGCCACATCAGCCGCTTGGTCTCGGCCCAGGCCGCGGCTCGGTCGTACTTGGGCTTCTTCGCGTCCTTGTTGGCTTCCACGGAGCTCGTCTTCCAGGTTGGGGCCGGCGAGACGGCCGGCGTTGCGGATACCCTCGTCTTCCCGATCCGGTCCGCATCTCCGGCCGTTCGCGAACAGCGGATTCGGGCGCGGCAGCCCCTCCGGCGGGTCCGCCCCCGCCTACCGGCGGCTCGGCCGGAGGCGGAAGATCACCGCCGTCCGCTCCCCGGCGGCAACCTCGGCGGTCTGCTCCGCGGGGGCGTACCCCTCGCGCTCCGCCCGCAGCGTGTACCGTCCCGGCGGGAGGCCGGCGAGCTGGAACCCTCCCGTGTCCCCGGTCTGCGCGCTCCGCTCCGCCCCCTGCGCTGCCGCGCTCCGGGCGCTCACCGTGGCCCCGCCGAGCGGGGTCCCCACGGCGTCCGTCACCCGTCCCACGATCCGCTCCGGCTCCCCCGCGCCCCGGAACCCCGCCAGGAGCAGCGCCGCCGTCAGCGCCAGCAGCAGGATCACGGGGCGGGAGCCCCGGTCCATCCGGATGTCACCCCTCATCGCTCTCCCTCCCCTCCACCCGGGCGTCGGACCCTCTCCGGGTGGAACCGTACCAGTTGC
This genomic stretch from Longimicrobiaceae bacterium harbors:
- a CDS encoding ABC transporter ATP-binding protein, with amino-acid sequence MEANKDAKKPKYDRAAAWAETKRLMWQHRRSLAIGFGLMLISRLAALVLPASSKWLIDEVIGKGRNELLIPLAAAVGVATLLQAVTGFALSQVISVEAQHAIADMRRAVQERVTRMPVRFFDSTQSGILINRVMNDAEGIRNLVGTGILQLVGGIFTAVLALGFLLYYNWLLTVINIVLLAVFGGVMAYAFNRLRPIFRERSVIQAEVTGRLTETLGGIRVVKAYGTEKREQRVFTRGVHRLFRNIAGSITGVSAVSAFATLVIGVVGTVMILVGGRAVLNGTMTLGDLFAYVFFSGLLAAPVIQTASIGTQISEAFAGLDRIRELMQTPTEDDESEGALPVRSVRGDMAFEDVWFEYNDGVPVLKGIDFSAPAGTTTALVGSSGSGKSTLVSLVMAFNRPRSGRIRVDGTDLAELRLRDYREQLGVVLQDNFLFDGTVADNIRFARPDASREEIQEVARIANADDFIRDFPEGYDTVVGERGIKLSGGQRQRIAIARAILADPRILILDEATSSLDSESEALIQEGLRRLRQGRTSFVIAHRLSTIRSADQILVLEHGEIVERGTHAELMAQGGRYRELHDRQYAWEQDLFVNPGEELQDPALEEAIPSGKERVRVG
- a CDS encoding carboxypeptidase-like regulatory domain-containing protein: MRGDIRMDRGSRPVILLLALTAALLLAGFRGAGEPERIVGRVTDAVGTPLGGATVSARSAAAQGAERSAQTGDTGGFQLAGLPPGRYTLRAEREGYAPAEQTAEVAAGERTAVIFRLRPSRR